TCGTCGAAACCGTCCAGGCGGTCCCGGAGCTCGCGATCGACGAAGAGATTGCAGAGCGCGAGATCGGACGGGAGGCGGATCGGGCCCGGCCGCGGCGATCGTTCGTGCGCCGGAACCGCGGAACCGATCCGCGGTGTCGCGACGAGAAGGTCGGCGAGGCGCTCGCCGTAGGGCGATCCCTCGGGAACGAGGTCGATTCCTCCGAACAGCGGCGTCCGCGCGGCGACCTCCGAGCCGCGGCGCAGCCAGCCGGGAGTCGCGCACGCGTCGTCGTCGATGAACGCGAGGAGCCGGCCGGCCGCGAAATCGGCGCCCCGGTTCCGCCGCGCCCCCGGATTGCGCTCCTCCATCCGGACCCATCCGACGAGGAGATCGTCCCGCCGCGGCGGCTCCTCCGCGGAGACCACGAGCACCTCGAACGGAGGAGCTTCTTCCTGGCGGGCGAGCGACGCGAGGCATCGGTCGAGGTCCGGGCCCGTCCGGTCCGACGCGATGATCACGGAGATCTCCGGAGCGGCCATCCGCCGATCATAGACGCATTCCGGAGTCCCGATCCCCCGGAACACGCTGGATATAATGGCGAAAGGGAGGATCTCGATGGGGCGACTCTCGGACGCGCAGAGGCTCGAGCTCTACCGCTTCATGCGGTTGAACCG
This genomic stretch from Thermoanaerobaculia bacterium harbors:
- a CDS encoding glycosyltransferase — encoded protein: MAAPEISVIIASDRTGPDLDRCLASLARQEEAPPFEVLVVSAEEPPRRDDLLVGWVRMEERNPGARRNRGADFAAGRLLAFIDDDACATPGWLRRGSEVAARTPLFGGIDLVPEGSPYGERLADLLVATPRIGSAVPAHERSPRPGPIRLPSDLALCNLFVDRELRDRLDGFDETLGYIGEDTDFVHRAMKAGVVPELDPDLVVHHRRRAFPAAFLAQRWRYRVKSGRRLVERPDGAPVALIAGFLAAAAAATAGTIVFGRRFAIPAAAAYAAATWAFSAPVWRRDPALFPAVPAAFFLHHANYAIATVAGIGAALAGRSGASREAAPDPGAAPGAR